The Myxococcus xanthus genome contains the following window.
TGTTCGCGAGCATGGCGGCGCTGGTGCTCTTCACCGGCGTGGTGGGCTCGCGGGTGGGCAGTGAGTTCCTGCCGGAGCTGGATGAGGGCGACATCAACATCTTCGTGGAGATGCCGGCCAGCATCTCCCTGGGCAAGGGCGCGGACATCCTCCTGGAGGTGCGGCGCAGGCTGCTGGACTTCCCGGAGGTGAAGGAGGTGCTCGTCGAGCAGGGGCGCCCGGAGGACGGCACGGACAACGAGGCCGTCAACATGGGCAAGACGTTCGTCCGCTTCACGCCCGAGGAGACGTGGCGCAAGGGCTGGGACAAGGAGCGGCTGGTGCGGGAGATGCGCGCCTCGCTGCTGGAGATTCCGGGCGTCAGCTTCAACTTCTCGCAGCCCATCAAGGACAGCGTGGAGGAGGCCATCAGCGGCGTGCGCGGCAAGGTGGTGCTGAAGATTTTCGGCACGGACCTGGCGGCCATGCGCGGCACGCTGGAGCAGGCCGTCACGTCGCTGCAGAACGTGGAGGGTGTGGTGGACCTGGGGCTCTACCGCGACTCCAGCGTGCCGCAGCTCCAGGTGGTGCTGGACCGTCCCGCGCTGGCGCGTGCCGGCATCGACGTGTCCACCGCGCAGGACCTGGTGGAGACGGCCCTGGGCGGCCGGGTGGTGACGGAGCTGTGGGAGCAGGAGCGGCCCGTCCCGGTGCGCGTCATCCTGCCGGGCACGGAGCGTGACGACGAGGCGCGCATCGGCGGCATCCTGGTGCCCACCTCCAGTGGCGGACACGTCCCGCTGCGCGAGGTGGCGCGGCTGGAGAAGGCGCTGGGCCGCGCGAGCATCAACCGCGAGGCGAACAGCCGCACCCTGGCGCTGAAGTTCAACGTGGAGGGGCGCGACATGGGCTCCATCATCCAGGAGGCCATGGCCACCGTGGAGCGCGAGGTGACGGTGCCGGAGGGCACGTTCCTCAAGTGGGGCGGCGAGTTCGAGAACCAGGAGCGCGCACTGGGCCGGCTGGCGGTCATCGTGCCCATCTCCTTCCTGGTGGTGTTCGCGTTGCTCTACGCGGCGCTGGGCTCCATGCGGAGCGCGAGCGCGGTGCTGGCGGGGGCGCCCTTCGCCATGTGCGGCGGCGTGCTGGCGCTGGCCGTCACGGGCATCCCGTTGTCGGTGAGCGCGGCGGTGGGCTTCATCACGCTGCTGGGGCAGGTGTGTCTGGCGTCGTTGCTGGTGGTGAGCGCGGTGGATGACCGGCGGAAGGCGGGTGAGTCCCTGGAGGCAGCGCTGCCGGCGGGCGCGTCCAGTCGCTTCCGTGCGGTGCTGATGACGGCGCTGCTGGCGATGCTGGGGTTGATGCCGGCGGCGCTCTCCAGCGGAGCGGGCAGCGAGACGCAGCGGCCCTTCGCGGTGGTCATCATCGGTGGACTGGTGACGGCGGTGCTGGTGTCGCTGTTCGCGTTGCCGGCCTTCTACTCCGTCATCGTGGGGAAGCACGTCGCGTCCACGGGCTCGCGCGACGACGAGGACGAGGACCTGGACTCCGGTGTGGAGCACATCGGGCCGAAGGGGCACGGCCCGGAGCAGGGCACCGCGGGGGTGGCGGCGTGAGGTGCTTCAATGGGACGGGCGCCCAGCGGGCGTCAGTGGCGTGGCAGCCAGGCGCGCGCGGTGGTGAGGCGCGGTTCGGAGGACTCGCCGGTGGTCACTGGCGTCAGGGGGAGGTGGCGGCATGAGGCGCTTCATTGGGACGAGAGTCCGGAGGTTTCCTCCGGGCGTGGTGTCCGCGGGTGGTGGTGCACGGCGCGGCATGGCGGGCCGAAAGGCCCGGCACCGCTGGAGCATCGATGCTCTTCGGCGCGACACCGTCTTTGGACCCGTTCTGCGAAGCGGTGTGCGTTCAGCGAACGGAGGCCTGAAGCGCTTCATGCCGGTGCGTGCCCACTGGGCGGTGCCGGAGACGGAGCCATGCGGCGCCAAGCGAGGTTTCAGCACAGAGGGAGATCCATGGCTGTCGTTGGTGTCGGAAGGCGATCAGGGCGAGGCGGAGGTGACGGAATGAGGCACTTCACCGCATGGGGTGTGTTGTGTCTGTTGATGGCCGGGCCTGCTCGGGCCGTGCAGGCCGATACGCCGTCGCCGGAGCGACTCACGCAGGAGCGGACGCGGTCCGAGGCGACATCACCGGACCTGCTCACTCAGGAGCAGCGGCGGTCTGAGGTGGCGCCTCCGGAGCACATCACGCTGGAGCAGGCGCTGTCGTTGCTGGACGAGCGCAGCCCGTGGGCCGCGGCGGAGCGCTCGCGCATTGACGTGGCGGCGGCGGACCGCGTCGAGGCGAGCATCCTGCCCAACCCCTCGTTCAGCTACGGCACGCAGCTCCTGGCTGCGGGCGTGAACACCGGTTCGTCGGTGGTGCACGAGCTGTCGCTGGAGCAGCCCCTGATGATTTTCGGGCAGCGCGGCGTGCGCCGCGAGCTGGCGGAGCGCAACGTGTCCGCCGAGCAGGCGCGCGTGAAAGCCTCACTGGCGGAGCGCGCGCTGGCCGTGCGCGAGGCCTTCGCGGCGCTGCTG
Protein-coding sequences here:
- a CDS encoding efflux RND transporter permease subunit, whose product is MLRTLIAFCVRSRLPVLLLTLGIGLFGVKAYLETPVEAFPDVTNLQVNVIAQMPGLAPEEIERQVTVPLERVLNGTPGMVQMRSESLFGLSLIFLTFDDGVDPFKARTIVGERMSNADMPDGADVRLAPEATPLGKIYQFRVLSDRHTLTETRSEMEWNIARHLRQVPGVADVLSLGGFLKEFHVQVDPSRLLAHELTLADVTEALERSNRNVGGGFLRQGDQELLIRGVGYLRGAQDVQSIVLKSEDGTPVTVGDVARVVASHTPRRGSVSHNLDMDVTEGVVLLRRGENPSTVLEGVHAKVEELNSRVLPRGMRIEAFYDRNDLVGHTLSTVHHNLLHGALLVVAVAWLFLRSLRCSLIVASVIPLALLTAFIGLKMVGLPANLISMGAIDFGILVDGAVVLVENVLHEAGVQRPRRRKEMLGLILRSALDVARPTFFAMAIIIAALIPVFTLERVEGRIFRPLSLTYSFALVGALVFALTVVPALCALLLRPKDAEVKEPKLLTTLREGYGRAVTWLMPRKPLVFASMAALVLFTGVVGSRVGSEFLPELDEGDINIFVEMPASISLGKGADILLEVRRRLLDFPEVKEVLVEQGRPEDGTDNEAVNMGKTFVRFTPEETWRKGWDKERLVREMRASLLEIPGVSFNFSQPIKDSVEEAISGVRGKVVLKIFGTDLAAMRGTLEQAVTSLQNVEGVVDLGLYRDSSVPQLQVVLDRPALARAGIDVSTAQDLVETALGGRVVTELWEQERPVPVRVILPGTERDDEARIGGILVPTSSGGHVPLREVARLEKALGRASINREANSRTLALKFNVEGRDMGSIIQEAMATVEREVTVPEGTFLKWGGEFENQERALGRLAVIVPISFLVVFALLYAALGSMRSASAVLAGAPFAMCGGVLALAVTGIPLSVSAAVGFITLLGQVCLASLLVVSAVDDRRKAGESLEAALPAGASSRFRAVLMTALLAMLGLMPAALSSGAGSETQRPFAVVIIGGLVTAVLVSLFALPAFYSVIVGKHVASTGSRDDEDEDLDSGVEHIGPKGHGPEQGTAGVAA